One window of Drosophila busckii strain San Diego stock center, stock number 13000-0081.31 chromosome 3L, ASM1175060v1, whole genome shotgun sequence genomic DNA carries:
- the LOC108600718 gene encoding FACT complex subunit spt16 isoform X1, whose amino-acid sequence MSSFVLDKEAFVRRIKRLYTEWKTPNIDHDDALSNLDCIMSVVGVDEDVIYSKSMALQLWLLGYELTDTISVFASDVIYFLTSKKKIEFLKQVQSITEEGVPEIKLLVRDRNDKDQANFGKLIKTIQDSHKGKRLGVFIKDAFAGEFCESWKKMLTAANFEHVDISVTIAYLMCPKDETEINNIRKASLASMEVFNKYLKDEIMDIIDSDRKVKHTKLSDGCEAAIGEKKYTSGLDPRLLDMAYPPIIQSGGAYSLKFSAAADKNNLHFGVIVCSLGARYKSYCSNISRTFLVNPTETMQENYTFLVNVQEEILKLLVPGAKLCEVYEKSLAYVKKEKPNMVDNLTKSFGFAMGLEFRENSVVIGPKCKALIEKNMVFNLHVGISNLINSDAADKEGKTYALFVGDTVLVGEQSPASIMTPSKKKIKNVGIFIKDDDDEEEDVDDKKASKGDQGTEILGRSKRNAVLDSKLRNEINTEEKRKEHQRELAKQLNERARERLAKQGNSKEVEKVRKNTVSYKSMSQIPREPEVKELKLYVDKKYETVIMPVFGIQVPFHISTIKNISQSVEGEYTYLRINFFHPGATMGRNEGGLYPQPEATFVKEVTYRSSNLKEHGEISAPSANLNNAFRLIKEVQKRFKTREAEEREKEDLVKQDTLILSQNKGNPKLKDLYIRPNIVTKRMTGSLEAHTNGFRYISVRGDKVDILYNNIKSAFFQPCDGEMIILLHFHLKYAIMFGKKKHVDVQFYTEVGEITTDLGKHQHMHDRDDLAAEQAERELRHKLKTAFKSFCEKVEAMTKAQVEFDTPFRELGFPGAPFRSTVTLQPTSGSLVNLTEWPPFVITLDDVELVHFERVQFHLRNFDMIFVFKEYIKKVAMVNAIPMNMLDHVKEWLNSCDIRYSEGVQSLNWQKIMKTITDDPEGFFEQGGWTFLDPESGSEAENESAESEEDEAYNPTDAESDDESDEDSEYSEASEDESDDSEDLGSDEESGKDWSDLEREAAEEDRNNDYPVDDKRNGKFDAKKHKGSKHSRREREEQRSSHSKKHKSNSSSSSHLKSSSSKHGSSSSPSKSSKDKYHNRDKHHSSSSSGHKHNSSKDKDRKRSREDSRDNGHKSKKSRH is encoded by the exons atGTCGAGCTTTGTGTTGGATAAAGAGGCTTTCGTACGGCGAATAAAGCGTCTGTACACAGAGTGGAAG ACGCCCAACATTGACCACGATGATGCACTGAGTAATCTGGACTGTATTATGAGCGTTGTTGGTGTGGATGAAGATGTTATCTATTCAAAGTCTATGGCGCTGCAGCTCTGGCTACTTGGATATGAACTGACGGACACAATATCCGTGTTTGCCTCGGATGTGATCTATTTTTTGActagcaagaaaaaaatagagTTTCTTAAGCAAGTCCAGTCCATTACTGAGGAGGGTGTGCCAGAGATAAAGCTACTTGTGCGAGATCGT AATGATAAGGATCAGGCCAATTTTGGAAAGCTCATAAAAACCATACAGGACTCGCACAAAGGCAAACGTCTTGGTGTTTTTATCAAAGATGCATTCGCGGGCGAATTCTGCGAGTCTTGGAAAAAGATGCTCACGGCTGCCAACTTTGAGCATGTGGACATAAGCGTGACAATTGCATATTTGATGTGCCCTAAGGATGAAACcgaaataaacaatatacGTAAAGCGTCATTGGCTTCAATGGAAGTGTTTAACAAATATCTAAAGGATGAAATAATGGACATTATTGATTCTGATAGG AAAGTAAAGCACACAAAACTCTCAGATGGCTGCGAGGCGGCCATTGGCGAAAAAAAGTATACTAGCGGCTTGGATCCTAGATTACTTGATATGGCGTATCCACCCATCATACAATCAGGTGGCGCCTACAGCTTGAagttttcagctgctgcagataAGAACAATTTGCACTTTGGTGTGATCGTCTGCTCACTAGGTGCTCGCTATAAATCCTATTGCTCCAATATTTCGCGCACGTTTTTAGTGAATCCCACAGAGACCATGCAGGAGAACTACACGTTTCTGGTAAATGTTCAAGAAGAAATACTCAAACTGCTTGTGCCAGGAGCCAAGCTGTGTGAAGTTTATGAGAAATCTCTGGCCTATGTGAAGAAAGAAAAACCCAACATGGTGGATAATTTGACCaagagctttggctttgccatgGGTCTGGAGTTTCGAGAAAACTCCGTTGTTATTGGACCCAAGTGCAAGGCGCTTATTGAAAAGAACAtggtttttaatttgcatgtggGCATCTCCAATTTAATCAATTCCGATGCAGCCGATAAGGAAGGCAAAACCTATGCGCTGTTTGTAGGTGACACTGTGCTAGTGGGTGAACAATCGCCGGCTAGTATAATGACGCCATCTAAGAAGAAAATCAAGAATGTTGGCATCTTCATCAAGGACGATGATGACGAGGAGGAGGATGTCGATGATAAGAAGGCATCCAAAGGAGATCAGGGCACTGAAATTTTAGGACGCAGCAAACGCAATGCTGTGCTGGACTCCAAGCTCCGGAACGAGATTAACACTGAGGAGAAGCGCAAAGAGCATCAACGGGAGCTGGCTAAGCAGTTAAATGAGCGCGCACGCGAACGTCTTGCCAAGCAGGGTAATTCTAAGGAAGTGGAGAAGGTGCGCAAAAATACAGTCTCCTACAAGTCCATGAGTCAAATACCACGCGAACCCGAAGTCAAGGAGCTTAAGCTTTATGTTGACAAGAAATATGAAACGGTCATAATGCCCGTGTTTGGCATACAGGTGCCTTTCCATATATCCACCATTAAGAACATTTCACAATCTGTGGAGGGCGAATACACATATTTGCGCATAAACTTTTTTCATCCAGGCGCCACCATGGGCCGCAACGAGGGCGGTCTCTATCCACAACCGGAGGCCACATTTGTCAAGGAAGT cacttATCGCAGCTCGAATTTAAAGGAACATGGTGAGATATCCGCACCTTCAGCCAATCTGAATAATGCCTTTAGGCTGATTAAGGAGGTGCAGAAACGCTTTAAAACACGTGAGGCCGAGGAGCGTGAAAAGGAAGATTTAGTTAAGCAAGATACGCTCATCCTGTCGCAAAACAAGGGCAATCCCAAGCTCAAGGATCTGTATATAAGGCCAAATATTGTGACCAAGCGCATGACTGGCAGCCTGGAGGCGCATACCAATGGATTCCGCTATATATCTGTGCGCGGCGACAAGGTGGATATCCTTTACAACAACATCAAGAGCGCATTTTTCCAACCTTGCGATGGTGAAATGATTATTTTGCTGCACTTTCATCTCAAATACGCAATTATGTTCGGCAAGAAAAAGCATGTAGACGTGCAATTCTACACTGAGGTCGGCGAGATAACAACAGATCTGGGCAAGCATCAGCATATGCACGATCGCGATGACTTGGCCGCCGAGCAGGCAGAGCGTGAGTTGCGTCATAAGcttaaaactgcatttaagaGCTTTTGCGAGAAGGTCGAAGCCATGACTAAAGCACAGGTGGAGTTTGATACGCCATTCCGTGAGTTGGGCTTTCCTGGAGCGCCCTTCCGTAGCACAGTCACACTCCAGCCCACGTCAGGATCATTGGTCAATCTTACCGAGTGGCCGCCATTTGTCATCACGTTGGATGATGTGGAGCTGGTGCACTTTGAGCGCGTTCAGTTCCATTTGCGCAACTTTGATATGATATTCGTATTTAAGGAGTATATCAAGAAGGTCGCCATGGTGAATGCCATACCCATGAACATGTTGGATCACGTTAAAGAGTGGCTAAA CTCTTGCGACATACGTTATTCAGAGGGTGTTCAATCACTCAACTGGCAAAAGATTATGAAAACCATAACTGATGATCCAGAGGGATTCTTTGAGCAAGGCGGCTGGACATTTTTGGATCCTGAATCTGGCAGCGAGGCTGAAAATGAATCCGCCGAATCTGAAGAGGATGAGGCCTACAATCCCACTGATGCCGAGTCAGATGATGAGTCCGATGAAGATTCGGAGTACTCCGAGGCTTCTGAAGATGAAAGCGATGATAGCGAAG ATCTTGGTTCGGATGAGGAATCTGGCAAAGACTGGTCTGACCTGGAGCGCGAGGCGGCTGAAGAAGATCGCAACAATGATTATCCTGTTGACGATAAGCGCAATGGCAAATTTGATGCAAAGAAGCACAAGGGTTCAAAGCACAG tcgtcGCGAGCGTGAGGAGCAGCGATCGTCGCACAGTAAAAAACATAAGTCAAACTCCTCCTCTTCTTCACATTTAAAATCCTCCAGCTCCAAACATGGCAGCTCATCTAG CCCATCGAAGTCGTCCAAGGACAAGTATCACAATCGGGACAAGCATCATTCCTCCTCGTCGTCGGGACACAAacataacagcagcaaagatAAGGATCGCAAGCGCTCGCGTGAAGACAGTCGAGACAACGGTCACAAGTCAAAGAAGTCGCGACACTAA
- the LOC108600984 gene encoding WASH complex subunit homolog 5, with protein MSEFLSENNACGQNLLNIVSVGNSIIAEILRLKNYVPSLYRLETTADRKKYADIILDFRYFKVAEAQESKIENNAELSDLDEETRTNHITLITRFYLAFQSIHHYATDLQQYIEELNSGYYIQQSLETVLQDEEGKQLLCESLYLFGVILLILDFHIPGDVRERLLVAYYRYSGGDSTPGSDESNIHEVCLLLRSTGFVQPARARAMQAAGQAAPATVQRYPEAYFSRFHFDSNFIDLVIARLRCDDIYNQMVIYPHPTHRTTAFASQAVCLYVCLYFAPDLLHNQNAQMREIVDKFFCDNWTLSVYMGITVNLVDAWANFKAASSAITNVVSPSALRVLCQQQREGLQKTLLKTKEIVREGVLSEGFVLEHANNIIVLMRQANVLLRWHCLHTSAAVLVISEQAATAVRQLVLNELQFERDKIYTLMLNCGQMELSFRELLAEVQKQRTHNWSTSRDEAMQYLRELSEVFAGKRALSKIDVNPQLEQWFGQVAQRLQKLDITKPQKSGRLIIQVMQALDEVQEYHNLYANMLVKQQLQETRDLLNRMAQLLNLKEDMEIQIQMISDFSYAWQLLQRDFTPIMQDHIKRQPNAVIAIRAVFLKLASTLELPLMRINQAKSEDLVSVSNYYSTELANFLRRVLQIVPETMFNILARIIQLLTNVIKEFPTRLEKDKLRDYAQFEERAKVAQLTNDIAIFTKGILMMKTTLVGVIELDPKQLLEDGIRKELVNHLANAYNLGLIFTPEKGKSNVQLLQSKLHALGKTIEGYRRSFEYIEDYLRVQGLSILLEESQRIINYNVEKECNCFLRNKVQEWQSRYQSLTIPIPNFMPLQGDSSKSDNFIGRLAHMLLVCTEPRHTIYIDLKCSWYDKRSPHQEQLAGGSFFSMLREAMAPAGLVGLQHLYAHMLTHEMKQNVERLQKNLTTDRMWCEALSAMTKEIESRDFPGEIAKQPLKYYQNYTQRWLKVWPTLLDFVLSVGQKQLLRQQIASELSYSSKCDAKLLENTTDTLNRALMVELNSNTKLCTEQGVGMLTALNEMLYYTGNFEPLDQIFITTKNTHHMSLFLFLFSITHVSRLQHSSNTDCLLPKSPKDTIDAVPLILGLLTILQQFHKNVKMLYISYMCQYVVVVAEAQLLDKEVIGTEVVTMIHFLQTFLRLANLPLSVLEQRIPNIILSEYDYLATPVK; from the exons ATGAGCGAATTCCTATCTGAAAATAATGCCTGTGGACAAAATCTACTTAATATAGTATCAGTAGGAAATTCCATTATTGCTGAAATCCTACGCCTGAAAAACTACGTGCCGAGCCTGTATCG cttGGAGACCACTGCCGACAGAAAGAAGTACGCTGATATAATATTAGATTTTAGGTATTTCAAAGTAGCTGAGGCACAAGAgtcaaaaatagaaaataatgca GAACTGAGCGACTTGGATGAAGAAACACGCACCAATCATATAACACTCATCACTCGTTTTTACTTGGCATTCCAAAGCATACATCACTATGCCACCGATTTGCAGCAGTACATAGAGGAGCTAAACAGCGGCTACTATATACAACAGTCCCTGGAAACAGTCCTTCAGGATGAAGAGGGCAAGCAATTGCTG TGCGAGTCGCTCTATCTATTTGGTGTTATACTGCTCATTTTGGACTTTCATATACCTGGCGACGTGCGTGAGCGTCTTCTGGTGGCGTATTATCGTTACAGTGGTGGCGACAGCACGCCCGGAAGCGATGAGAGCAATATCCACGAggtttgcttgctgcttcgCTCCACAGGATTTGTGCAGCCAGCCAGAGCACGTGCTATGCAggctgctggccaagctgcgCCTGCCACTGTGCAGAGATATCCTGAAGCATATTTTTCGCGCTTTCACTTTGATAGCAATTTTATAGATTTGGTTATAGCACGTTTGCGTTGTGATGATATCTACAATCAAATGGTCATCTATCCACATCCTACCCATCGAACTACAGCATTTGCCTCGCAGGCGGTTTGTCTCTATGTATGTCTATACTTTGCCCCCGATTTGCTGCACAATCAAAATGCGCAAATGCGGGAAATTGTAGACAAATTCTTCTGTGACAACTGGACGCTGTCTGTATACATGGGTATCACTGTAAACTTGGTCGACGCTTGGGCGAACttcaaagcagcaagcagcgctatAACAAATGTAGTGTCACCAAGTGCCTTGCGTGTGCTTTGTCAACAACAGCGCGAAGGTCTGCAAAAAACGTTGCTCAAAACGAAGGAGATTGTTCGGGAGGGAGTTCTGAGCGAAGGATTCGTCCTGGAGCATGCCAATAACATAATTGTGCTCATGCGGCAGGCTAAtgtgctgctgcgctggcaTTGCCTGCACACCAGTGCGGCTGTGCTTGTTATATCTGAACAGGCGGCGACTGCAGTACGCCAATTGGTGCTAAATGAACTGCAGTTTGAGCGAGACAAGATTTACACGTTAATGCTTAACTGTGGCCAAATGGAGCTAAGCTTCAGGGAGTTGTTGGCTGAAGTGCAAAAGCAACGCACGCATAACTGGAGTACAAGTCGCGATGAGGCCATGCAGTATCTACGTGAGCTTAGTGAAGTATTTGCCGGTAAACGGGCGCTTAGCAAAATTGATGTTAATCCACAGTTGGAGCAGTGGTTTGGCCAGGTGGCGCAACGTTTGCAGAAGCTGGATATAACAAAGCCTCAGAAATCGGGAAGACTTATTATACAAGTAATGCAGGCGCTGGATGAAGTACAAGAGTATCATAATCTCTATGCCAATATGCTGGtgaagcagcaattgcaggaAACAAGGGATTTATTAAACCGCATGGCACAG CTGCTCAATCTAAAAGAAGATAtggaaattcaaattcaaatgataAGCGACTTTAGCTATGCCTGGCAGTTACTTCAGCGTGACTTTACGCCGATTATGCAGGATCATATCAAGCGTCAGCCCAATGCTGTGATTGCCATACGTGCTGTATTTCTTAAGCTTGCCAGTACGCTGGAATTGCCTTTGATGCGCATTAATCAGGCGAAAAGTGAAGATCTGGTGTCGGTGTCCAATTATTATAGCACCGAGTTGGCCAACTTTTTGCGACGCGTCCTGCAAATTGTGCCCGAGACCATGTTCAATATACTTGCTCGTATAATACAGCTGCTGACCAATGTTATCAAGGAGTTTCCCACGCGTTTAGAGAAGGACAAGCTGCGCGACTATGCTCAGTTTGAGGAGCGCGCCAAAGTGGCGCAACTGACCAATGATATAGCTATCTTTACGAAAGGTATTCTCATGATGAAAACCACTTTGGTGGGCGTTATTGAGCTTGATCCCAAACAGCTGCTGGAGGATGGAATACGCAAGGAGCTGGTCAATCATTTGGCCAATGCTTACAATCTAGGCCTTATTTTTACGCCTGAGAAGGGCAAGTCGAATGTACAGCTGCTACAAAGCAAGCTGCATGCGTTGGGCAAAACCATAGAAGGATATCGCAGATCTTTTGAGTATATAGAGGATTATTTGCGTGTGCAAGGCTTGAGCATATTGCTGGAGGAATCACAGCGCATCATCAACTACAATGTGGAAAAGGAGTGCAATTGCTTTTTGCGCAACAAGGTGCAGGAGTGGCAGTCACGCTATCAATCTCTAACTATACCCATACCCAACTTTATGCCGCTGCAAGGAGATTCCAGCAAGTCGGACAACTTCATAGGCCGCCTGGCACACATGCTGCTGGTCTGTACCGAACCACGTCATActatttatatagatttgaAGTGCAGCTGGTATGACAAGCGGTCGCCACATCAAGAGCAGCTTGCTGGCGGTAGTTTCTTTAGCATGCTGCGCGAGGCAATGGCACCAGCTGGTCTGGTGGGGCTGCAACATCTCTATGCGCACATGCTAACGCATGAGATGAAGCAAAATGTGGAAAGACTGCAGAAGAATCTAACAACAGATCGCATGTGGTGCGAGGCTCTAAGTGCTATGACGAAAGAAATAGAATCGCGTGACTTTCCAGGCGAAATCGCCAAGCAGCCTCTGAAGTATTATCAAAACTATACGCAGCGTTGGCTGAAAGTCTGGCCTACCCTACTAGACTTTGTGTTATCCGTGGGACAAAAACAGCTGCTACGTCAACAAATCGCCAGCGAACTAagctacagcagcaaatgcGATGCCAAGCTGCTGGAGAATACCACAGATACACTCAATCG tgctttAATGGTGGAGCTGAACAGCAACACTAAACTTTGCACAGAGCAGGGTGTAGGCATGCTTACGGCTCTCAATGAAATGCTTTATTATACGGGCAACTTTGAGCCTCTGGACCAGATCTTTATAACCACTAAGAACACGCATCATATGTCGTTATTTCTATTTCTGTTTAGCATTACACATGTCTCACGCTTGCAGCACTCCTCCAATACAGACTGTTTACTTCCTAAATCTCCCAAAGATACCATTGACGCAGTGCCTCTGATCTTAGGTTTGCTGACCATACTACAGCAGTttcacaaaaatgtcaaaatgctTTATATCTCGTACATGTGTCAATATGTTGTGGTGGTCGCAGAGGCACAGCTGCT AGATAAAGAAGTGATTGGCACTGAGGTGGTTACTATGATACATTTTCTGCAAACATTCCTGCGCTTGGCCAACCTTCCGCTGAGTGTGCTGGAGCAGCGTATACCTAATATTATTTTGAGTGAATATGATTATCTGGCCACGCCAGTAAAGTAA
- the LOC108600718 gene encoding FACT complex subunit spt16 isoform X2 translates to MSSFVLDKEAFVRRIKRLYTEWKTPNIDHDDALSNLDCIMSVVGVDEDVIYSKSMALQLWLLGYELTDTISVFASDVIYFLTSKKKIEFLKQVQSITEEGVPEIKLLVRDRNDKDQANFGKLIKTIQDSHKGKRLGVFIKDAFAGEFCESWKKMLTAANFEHVDISVTIAYLMCPKDETEINNIRKASLASMEVFNKYLKDEIMDIIDSDRKVKHTKLSDGCEAAIGEKKYTSGLDPRLLDMAYPPIIQSGGAYSLKFSAAADKNNLHFGVIVCSLGARYKSYCSNISRTFLVNPTETMQENYTFLVNVQEEILKLLVPGAKLCEVYEKSLAYVKKEKPNMVDNLTKSFGFAMGLEFRENSVVIGPKCKALIEKNMVFNLHVGISNLINSDAADKEGKTYALFVGDTVLVGEQSPASIMTPSKKKIKNVGIFIKDDDDEEEDVDDKKASKGDQGTEILGRSKRNAVLDSKLRNEINTEEKRKEHQRELAKQLNERARERLAKQGNSKEVEKVRKNTVSYKSMSQIPREPEVKELKLYVDKKYETVIMPVFGIQVPFHISTIKNISQSVEGEYTYLRINFFHPGATMGRNEGGLYPQPEATFVKEVTYRSSNLKEHGEISAPSANLNNAFRLIKEVQKRFKTREAEEREKEDLVKQDTLILSQNKGNPKLKDLYIRPNIVTKRMTGSLEAHTNGFRYISVRGDKVDILYNNIKSAFFQPCDGEMIILLHFHLKYAIMFGKKKHVDVQFYTEVGEITTDLGKHQHMHDRDDLAAEQAERELRHKLKTAFKSFCEKVEAMTKAQVEFDTPFRELGFPGAPFRSTVTLQPTSGSLVNLTEWPPFVITLDDVELVHFERVQFHLRNFDMIFVFKEYIKKVAMVNAIPMNMLDHVKEWLNSCDIRYSEGVQSLNWQKIMKTITDDPEGFFEQGGWTFLDPESGSEAENESAESEEDEAYNPTDAESDDESDEDSEYSEASEDESDDSEDLGSDEESGKDWSDLEREAAEEDRNNDYPVDDKRNGKFDAKKHKGSKHSPSKSSKDKYHNRDKHHSSSSSGHKHNSSKDKDRKRSREDSRDNGHKSKKSRH, encoded by the exons atGTCGAGCTTTGTGTTGGATAAAGAGGCTTTCGTACGGCGAATAAAGCGTCTGTACACAGAGTGGAAG ACGCCCAACATTGACCACGATGATGCACTGAGTAATCTGGACTGTATTATGAGCGTTGTTGGTGTGGATGAAGATGTTATCTATTCAAAGTCTATGGCGCTGCAGCTCTGGCTACTTGGATATGAACTGACGGACACAATATCCGTGTTTGCCTCGGATGTGATCTATTTTTTGActagcaagaaaaaaatagagTTTCTTAAGCAAGTCCAGTCCATTACTGAGGAGGGTGTGCCAGAGATAAAGCTACTTGTGCGAGATCGT AATGATAAGGATCAGGCCAATTTTGGAAAGCTCATAAAAACCATACAGGACTCGCACAAAGGCAAACGTCTTGGTGTTTTTATCAAAGATGCATTCGCGGGCGAATTCTGCGAGTCTTGGAAAAAGATGCTCACGGCTGCCAACTTTGAGCATGTGGACATAAGCGTGACAATTGCATATTTGATGTGCCCTAAGGATGAAACcgaaataaacaatatacGTAAAGCGTCATTGGCTTCAATGGAAGTGTTTAACAAATATCTAAAGGATGAAATAATGGACATTATTGATTCTGATAGG AAAGTAAAGCACACAAAACTCTCAGATGGCTGCGAGGCGGCCATTGGCGAAAAAAAGTATACTAGCGGCTTGGATCCTAGATTACTTGATATGGCGTATCCACCCATCATACAATCAGGTGGCGCCTACAGCTTGAagttttcagctgctgcagataAGAACAATTTGCACTTTGGTGTGATCGTCTGCTCACTAGGTGCTCGCTATAAATCCTATTGCTCCAATATTTCGCGCACGTTTTTAGTGAATCCCACAGAGACCATGCAGGAGAACTACACGTTTCTGGTAAATGTTCAAGAAGAAATACTCAAACTGCTTGTGCCAGGAGCCAAGCTGTGTGAAGTTTATGAGAAATCTCTGGCCTATGTGAAGAAAGAAAAACCCAACATGGTGGATAATTTGACCaagagctttggctttgccatgGGTCTGGAGTTTCGAGAAAACTCCGTTGTTATTGGACCCAAGTGCAAGGCGCTTATTGAAAAGAACAtggtttttaatttgcatgtggGCATCTCCAATTTAATCAATTCCGATGCAGCCGATAAGGAAGGCAAAACCTATGCGCTGTTTGTAGGTGACACTGTGCTAGTGGGTGAACAATCGCCGGCTAGTATAATGACGCCATCTAAGAAGAAAATCAAGAATGTTGGCATCTTCATCAAGGACGATGATGACGAGGAGGAGGATGTCGATGATAAGAAGGCATCCAAAGGAGATCAGGGCACTGAAATTTTAGGACGCAGCAAACGCAATGCTGTGCTGGACTCCAAGCTCCGGAACGAGATTAACACTGAGGAGAAGCGCAAAGAGCATCAACGGGAGCTGGCTAAGCAGTTAAATGAGCGCGCACGCGAACGTCTTGCCAAGCAGGGTAATTCTAAGGAAGTGGAGAAGGTGCGCAAAAATACAGTCTCCTACAAGTCCATGAGTCAAATACCACGCGAACCCGAAGTCAAGGAGCTTAAGCTTTATGTTGACAAGAAATATGAAACGGTCATAATGCCCGTGTTTGGCATACAGGTGCCTTTCCATATATCCACCATTAAGAACATTTCACAATCTGTGGAGGGCGAATACACATATTTGCGCATAAACTTTTTTCATCCAGGCGCCACCATGGGCCGCAACGAGGGCGGTCTCTATCCACAACCGGAGGCCACATTTGTCAAGGAAGT cacttATCGCAGCTCGAATTTAAAGGAACATGGTGAGATATCCGCACCTTCAGCCAATCTGAATAATGCCTTTAGGCTGATTAAGGAGGTGCAGAAACGCTTTAAAACACGTGAGGCCGAGGAGCGTGAAAAGGAAGATTTAGTTAAGCAAGATACGCTCATCCTGTCGCAAAACAAGGGCAATCCCAAGCTCAAGGATCTGTATATAAGGCCAAATATTGTGACCAAGCGCATGACTGGCAGCCTGGAGGCGCATACCAATGGATTCCGCTATATATCTGTGCGCGGCGACAAGGTGGATATCCTTTACAACAACATCAAGAGCGCATTTTTCCAACCTTGCGATGGTGAAATGATTATTTTGCTGCACTTTCATCTCAAATACGCAATTATGTTCGGCAAGAAAAAGCATGTAGACGTGCAATTCTACACTGAGGTCGGCGAGATAACAACAGATCTGGGCAAGCATCAGCATATGCACGATCGCGATGACTTGGCCGCCGAGCAGGCAGAGCGTGAGTTGCGTCATAAGcttaaaactgcatttaagaGCTTTTGCGAGAAGGTCGAAGCCATGACTAAAGCACAGGTGGAGTTTGATACGCCATTCCGTGAGTTGGGCTTTCCTGGAGCGCCCTTCCGTAGCACAGTCACACTCCAGCCCACGTCAGGATCATTGGTCAATCTTACCGAGTGGCCGCCATTTGTCATCACGTTGGATGATGTGGAGCTGGTGCACTTTGAGCGCGTTCAGTTCCATTTGCGCAACTTTGATATGATATTCGTATTTAAGGAGTATATCAAGAAGGTCGCCATGGTGAATGCCATACCCATGAACATGTTGGATCACGTTAAAGAGTGGCTAAA CTCTTGCGACATACGTTATTCAGAGGGTGTTCAATCACTCAACTGGCAAAAGATTATGAAAACCATAACTGATGATCCAGAGGGATTCTTTGAGCAAGGCGGCTGGACATTTTTGGATCCTGAATCTGGCAGCGAGGCTGAAAATGAATCCGCCGAATCTGAAGAGGATGAGGCCTACAATCCCACTGATGCCGAGTCAGATGATGAGTCCGATGAAGATTCGGAGTACTCCGAGGCTTCTGAAGATGAAAGCGATGATAGCGAAG ATCTTGGTTCGGATGAGGAATCTGGCAAAGACTGGTCTGACCTGGAGCGCGAGGCGGCTGAAGAAGATCGCAACAATGATTATCCTGTTGACGATAAGCGCAATGGCAAATTTGATGCAAAGAAGCACAAGGGTTCAAAGCACAG CCCATCGAAGTCGTCCAAGGACAAGTATCACAATCGGGACAAGCATCATTCCTCCTCGTCGTCGGGACACAAacataacagcagcaaagatAAGGATCGCAAGCGCTCGCGTGAAGACAGTCGAGACAACGGTCACAAGTCAAAGAAGTCGCGACACTAA